A segment of the Lycium ferocissimum isolate CSIRO_LF1 chromosome 5, AGI_CSIRO_Lferr_CH_V1, whole genome shotgun sequence genome:
agaaaattccaATCAACACTCCCGCAAAAGACAAATGGACTTCCTCCTTTTGAAGCTAAATAAAGATATCAAGATCGCTCTCTCAACTCAGAGATGGTATTCAGTTCACTTCGTCGtgaattactccctccggatcaaaaaaagagtccacttagccatttgcactcCCCTTAAGAAACTACGcactccaagaaaaaaaatatgtaagttgactaaactacccctaattaaataagcatagggatttgatcacataacacttaataggagcaaatctggaaagataaggttaattgtttcttgatttaataagtgcacactttttttgacccaagaaaaaaaggctaagtggacactttttttgatcTGGAGGGAGTATAATATTAACCGAATAATAACTCCAGCGTGCATGACAACAGCAATAGGAAAAACATTTTGACACACCTGCGTTCGTGGCAGAAGAGTTTGTGATGGCATCATTGCTGACATATTTGAGATCTGCCATACAGAATaagtttaacataatatttGAAGCAGACTGGATATTCGAAATTTTAAGGTCAAGAAAAGAATGCCCAACAAATTTAGAAATTATGATGCGTACTTTCAGCATACTTTAATGGTAGAACAAGTCATAAAGAAATAGCTTGTAATAAAACATATCATAAAGCAATAAACAGCTAATAATCAAAAGATATGATGAGAATGACACAGAACAGACCAGTGTATTAGCATGTATTCTGAAGTAGCTATATCTATGTCAAAGGGAGGGACCACGTACACAGCTCGCCTAGTGATCTATAACCTCATAGCATGTGCTATACAACATTGAGTACCTTTAGAGGAAAAAAACTAGTTGACAAACTATGAGATAGAaccaaatatggatgaaaacTTTCTAAAACTTCTGGTTCAAACTGGTTCAATACATCTAATACAACACGTATTTATTAGAACCATCAGCTTCAAAGATTCCCGAAATCTTCATTATGAGAAATACCAGTTCAATGCATGTGATAGACAACTTGCATTCTTCAGTTCTGCGACTTGCCACAGTAAGAAAACAAGacaattccaaattaatttaTAGAGGTAGAAAACAGCAGAACCGGTGATTTTGAACTTAAAATTATCTGACAAAACAACTAAGTCATTACGGACAGGCTGCCTGatgaagaaggaaataaaataaaaactggAATATGTGACTCACCATCTGAGAGTTTGGTGTGCTTTGGGCAGAATTGAATAGTGCGGTATTCATAGAACTAGAAAACTGGTTTAGATGTCGATTCAGCTGATTTCCTTGGTTGAGCTGACTTTGACCCATACCGTGATGAAGGGCACCAGATGGTAGCTGCCTACCTTGAAACTGCTGGGCTCCCAGTGGCTGAGAGAACTGCACCTGAGGCTGACCGTGCAGCTAATAAACAGGTTCATTGGTTACCATTTGATAAAGCAGGTTCATTAGTTATTACATACTCTTCTATGTAACAGAAACTAATATATTCTTACCAAATAGATAATGATTATATTCACGTTTGAAGAATCGTTCATGCTAAGCATATTGAAAGTGCAGAAAATCAATTGTTATTTTTCTGATAATACTAACATTGTATTAATATCAGCTTAAAGGCTGTGCTGCAGCCATATTTACAATTCAAAAAACCACACAGAGCATCCCTGTTCTATCTTACAAGGTATCAATCATGTCTAAGTAAAGATTCTGTGCCATCTACAAAGctttctttacaccaaaaaatagccaaaaaaagaaaatgtgtcCCCCTTTTTTCTTTAAAGATTAGTGTTAAGGTCTTTGGAAGATACATGTAATCCTGGAGTAAACAATTATCTAGGTAGAAAATAAACAAACAGTGCCCCTTGAAAAGAATTTGAAGTAGatatttatgcatgttgtataTCCAAATAGCCATTGTGCACGTGTTACCAAGTAATCTGACCTCTCCGTGAATTATCTGAATGCTAAATAAGGACGGATCAATCATATTAAGTTTAAGTTCAATGAATCGGAAAATGGTCCTAATTCTCCTTTTTTTAATTGGTAAAATGGTCCTAATTCTCTTTGGTAAATGGAGAACGTAGCTTGCGGATTTAGGTTAGGTTCTGCAATAggttttatttccttttcttttatagaCATAGATGCATATTTGCATCTGTGTATGAAGCACTATATGTCAAGATAATGCATGTTCCTGGTTTATTTGCGAccacatttatattcatgcatAATACAGGGTAGGGTTTGGTATCTAGGCTGTACCGATTACCAGAGCTAGTTTGTACAATGTCAAGTGAATTTGTGACAACCTAGCTTCGGAGGAAAGCCTCACATTGGCAAGACACAGGAAAGATGTTGGGTATACAAGCAAAGCCATGCGGGCCTAGGCCCAAAACGGACAATATCACTAGCGGGATGGGCTGTTAGATATGGTATCAGAGTCACTCCAGTATCAGCCTTGTCGATGGTGGGTCAAAGTTCAACTGAGTTTAGGCAAATCACGAATAGGCGGGGTAAACCTCAGGGAGGACGCTGGTCCATGCAAGGGTTGTATGTGACACCCTAGCTTAGGAggaaagtcccacatcggtaaAACACAGAGATGCTAGGTATATATGTAAGCATGCCTTACACCCTAGTAACGCGTTGTAAAGCCGTGCGGGCCtaggcccaaagcggacaatatcactagCTGGCTGGGCTGTTACAGAATTAAACTTCAGAGCAGCACATAAATGACCATAACCATTATATGCGTAACAAAAGTCAGGATTCTCCTATGATCTCCTCATCCCTTTCAAAAGAAAAGGCCAACAGGTTTGTTACAGTCCTAAGAGTTGAGGGCTCCAGACTAATATAGAGAAATGAGATATGATTCCTCTTGGAGAACTTGGGAATCCTGTAGGTTGATCAGGTACTTGGCTGTAAAACTAGTATCCGGTCCTAACATACTAGGGTTCACCAATAAGACATATCGAAACAATGCCAATGTGTGGAATTCATATAAGGTATTCAAATTAtgaatctattttctttttaatttttttggttagCCTTTGACTGTAAAAAGAGCACAAAAATAGGCTAAGAATTCACTCCGAATGAAGAAACCTAGAATTTGTTTCCCGATATCTCAGTTGGTCGAATTCAAAGTCAACAGCCTCCTTTAGATGAATGACCGAAAGAACCACTTTCAGTAATGAATATTATTTGGATTTTGAGACGGAAATACTCCTCTACTGTTGAGACCATCAATATTTCGGAAAAAATAATTGACTACCCATAGTCAGGAATAAAGTATTTGAGGCAAAGACATTGCATAAGAATATCAGTGGACAACATACCTGTCAAAAAGTGGCAAATTAGTTATATTTCTTTCCAGCTTAATGAGTACCGTTCAAACTTATCTACTTTCCAAGGTGCCTACTTGTAATATGTTCTCACTAGAATTGCATGTATCTACGGTGAAGTTTTATATTTGTTGGAACAAACTGACATCTCATCTATAGGACAGTGGCCCTGGCTGAGGGACTTAAAAGTGTTCAATAAAACATCATACGGCAAATGGGATTGGAGGTCTagaggtgataaatatagcacCAGAGCATGGTCAAAGGAGTACATATGGAAGGCAAAGGGGGATGAAAAGTCACCAGTCCTTATTAAAGAGCCCCTTGGAGGGCGAAACCGCACAACTGGGAGGACTTCTCCTAATTCGTTAAAGTCAACATGGGATGTGGCTGAGAGAACTCTTTTCTGGACCTTTCAAATGAATCATAATGACTCGAAGGTGGATGAGGTAAACAACTTTTGGCTGCAACTTCTGTATTTTTGCAAGATGAGAACGGTGTTTCGCAGTTGGATGGTGATTCATCAGGCTCTCCTACAGCTAAATCCATTTATGGGTTGTCATAAGTCAAGCGATTCCCTAATGCAGCTATTTGGGCAGTTTAAGGCCAAAAAAGTAGCATTTTTGTGAGGAAAGTTATCTGGGCTTCAATTCTCACAGCTGACAATTGGAGGAAACAAAAGAAGATATAGGTGCGCCTGTCCTTTATGTGCAAAGGGgaatggtgaaaaaaaaaaaaaaaaaacaattattaaTACACAGCAGTTTTGCTGATAAATTATGGCTGCTGCTGTTTATAGGCATCTAAAATGTTAAAGACTGACTTGGGATGCTTGAAATCTTAGATAAGGcagcaaaaatagaaaaagagtGGCAGAAGACATCCCTTATGCAATATACTGGACAATCTGGAAAGCATACAACAGACATTTGAGCAGGGGAAAATCTTATGCTACACAGAGTATATTTTGTTATCTTTCTGTTTTTTCAGCACACAGTAACTCACTGATTTTTATAGATGACTGATAGGATAACAGAAGCTAGCTCTTCGTACAGTGCTCTCTTGTATACAGCTAGTAATCGCGGTTATCACCTTATTTTGTTAGGAAAACTAACttatttgaccaaaaaaaaaaaagcatatagGATATTGCAGAATAAGCACTCTACCTCGTGCAAATTCACGAAGAGATACCTTAAATCAGTCAAGATGGTTGTACAAACTGTACCTGTCCCAGTCCAGGCATTGAGGCTTGCCTAAGCTGTTGCTGGGCAAGAAGTTGCTGCTGATGCTGAGGTAACTGCATCATTCTCTGCCTCTGCTGCAGCTGATGCTgctgcagctgctgctgctgctgttgttgttgctgctgttgCTGATGGGTCTGTTGCTGAGGAGATGGTGTATTCATCATGTTAGCACTTGACCTAGGTGAGTTGACATGTTGCAAGGGGGATGCTGTTGTAGCATCAAAGGAAGTGGTCCCAGAAGGAGAAGCCGCAGCCCGAAATGCTCCAGAAGCCTACTCCAAGAGCAATATATAGAATTAGAACTGAAGAACTTCAAAGGAGATATGGACTCAATACATAAATGTAACTTGGGGAACGCTGATTTCATGCTGTGTTTAAGTTAgggagaaaaaaaggaaaaaggataTAATTAGTTTACTTCCTGCAGGTTAATAATCTATTGTGTCCCTGATGCTGATTAGCGCAATGAATAGAAGTAAATCTCCTATTCGATCTATAACATAAGTGTTTAATAACAAACATGGAGACCTCTCTACTTAATCTCCATCTccattaaattcaaataaatgagGGAAGTAATCTTACCACCTCTTTCAccccaaccaaaaaaaagaaaaggtgttAACACTTGCACGAGAAGTTAATGGGTAACCAAGTATGTAATAAACAATGAACAATTCGCAGTAGTGGATGTTAATTAAAATCAGGTATGTGTATTTGGTGTAACATAGAACgtgtatatgatttttaaatacTATAACGGACCTTGTAAACTCCTTCAGTAACTAATGGATCTAAACCCATTATAAGATGTACAGGTTTTTTGGTATCCATTTGGTCTACGGAACATACTTAAGACAGAACCAGGTTGGTCGACCTAGAAAGGGGTCTTTAAACCTAGAGTGCACCGGGAATGAAAAGGCatgcaaaaaaattaaatcccCTCCCCGggaacaggaaaaaaaaaatgaaccgtacagaaaacaaaaaaagatagcccggtgcactaagctcccgctatgcccTGGGACTAGGGAAGGGCCGGACCTTACTTCGCATTTTTGCACAAGACCTACACATGGCTGAACCTGTGACCCCCTGGTCACACGGCGCAACTCTTACCTTTGTGCAAAGGCTCATCTTTCTCAAAGAGAAAGATAGCATGACATAATTGTGTGATAACTACTTGTCTCTTTGTTCATAACCCCTTTTAATAACAAAATTACAGGAGGAGGTGGAAGTAAAATCATGTGTTACAACTTGATCTTCATTCTTAAGCATAAGGCTCATTTACAAggaaaattaaaaggaaatctGACCTGTAACAAAGCTCCCTGACTATTAACATTGCTTGATGAAAAGGGAGGAGTATTCTTCAGATAAGTCCCTACTTGAACACAGTATCAGTTTCTCTAGTCaaatgttcatgaaataaagtgGAGACACAGGACAACAATAGATGATAGACTACCGGATGAATCAGTGAAAGACTGGGGCCCATCAGCCACTGCAAGCACATCTAACAAATGACCAGGAAGTGCAGAAGTAATATGTCTTTGGTCACCAGGTACACGTAACCCTGCATACCAGTTTCATGAAATCTGTTGAGCATATATGTAACCAAAGAAGTCATAAACCAGTGTACCTCCAAACACCACCAAAGAGATGCTACAGACACACTAAACACATTTTCAAGTGTGTTGTACATAAATGTTGTGATCATAGCATCCGCACATAGAAACATCTGACTTGCAATTTTCACCCTCCATATACTACATCAATTTGTCATCCGAAAATATGTGCAATATTCTGATCAACAAGGCACTGAATGGATATGATAGTTCGCAAGAATCCTTATCTCTTTCTTTTAGTTTAAGTAGAATAAGCATCAACATAGGGACCATTGGGTTCCAAGGATCTTAAGCCTCAATGTCTCATGTGTGCAAAAAAGTTTAACAAACACTGGGAAGAAGAAACAATCTTTCTAGGAAAAAGACTCAGAACACAAAATTATCACCTTCGCCGTGGTTTACTGCAGTGCGAAGTAAATTTTCTTGTTCCTGAATTTTTGCTGCTTGTGCCTTGTCAATAGTTGGAAGCAGTGTTGGCCCTTGTCTGGTTCCAAAGTAGGCTTTGCGGGTATCAGCTATGACCTTCTCAGCACTTTCACATGCTGCTCCAATCATATCAATTCTAACCTGTGATTTATAAGAATCTTAGAATGCCACACAGATAGAGAAACAGAAGAAATAGCATCTGCAGAGCTTTCcaccttcaacttctcaatttGGGATGCTACCGATAGGTTCTGCATGCTGTGTAATAATTGCTCCCTTTTAGCATTATCTTCAACTTCCATCTCTGGCAGCAGCTTTGATGACAGCATAACAGGTAGAACTGCATCGAAAAGTATTTGCAACTAACAACTGAGAGAAAGTATATTTCGGATTCTCTGTCAACACAAATATACCCAACAGCCCAAACACtatatgtttctttctttctataaCCTTTTCGGAAATTTGGCAAGATTTGATGCTCAAACAATACCACAGCTAATTTGGGATTGGGCGTGATTGATTGATTGACAGATTATGCTCAAACAATTTCACCACATGAAAATAAGATTGATAGCAATAGTAACTGACCATCGTGTTATCTAGTTATGCAAACATGTATATCAAATATCCACAGCAAGTCAGCAAGAAGTAAAACTGTTAAATCAAGAGCTACTTAACAGTCGaactaaatatgtgtataacttagGCAGCTTCCAAGAGAAGAGAATTATTAAGATACCAACCATCTCGATAATTCACTTTCCTACTGACTACCTATATACTTGCTTGTATGCAATGACAAATATCATTGGTTCGCATGTATAATTAAGAAAGGATAATAAAAGTCCAACTTTACAAAGTTACCAAGTGTGAGTGAAGAAGTCCATACTTGCAGCATTCTCAGCATTTACATTCTTGGGGTGTACAACGAAAGCCTTAGAAACCTTCTTAATATCCTCGACAATGTTATAAAGCTCGAGATTCACCATAGAAAATTGCCCCAGAATATCTTGCCTGACAAAAAGATTTATTAGAACTAAAGGTGTGAAAGTGGGATCAGATTTCTTGTGAAAAGGGCATTATTTATGTTGTGGAAAATTTGGATTCCATCTTCCAAACAATATGGAAACAAAAACCAGCAGTCTAATAAAATACCAAAAAGGAAATCGATATCAAACGTGTAAGCCTATCTTCTTATACATCATTCCTTTGTACTAACAAATATGCAAGTATAtcttgtttgttttctgaaTAATGGTGCCGTCCGAAGAAACTTGAGGCACGTCCGCTAATCTACATCTAACCTAAAACATAAACCAGTAACTATGCCCAGTAAGGCTTGGTCCCCAGGGTTGTTTCGCTGCATTTCTCCATTTCAGCCATTCACTAGGTCATATCTTCATGATTCTGACATTCTCGTAGAAGACAGACCTATATATTTGGAATGTGTACATTTAGTCACCACAATGCCGTCTAGTCTGTGCTCACTCACCTTCATTTTGGGGGAACTTGATCCCTGGTTTGGTCAGCAAACATAATATCATCTTCAAATCATGAACCTTATCGTGTATACTACTAGTATTAGTTAACCTCATTCA
Coding sequences within it:
- the LOC132055233 gene encoding mediator of RNA polymerase II transcription subunit 8 isoform X3; the encoded protein is MEDQQQQQAARVVEGLNPAVQQQLNLESVKTRAVSLFKAISRILEDFDAIARTNAVPKWQDILGQFSMVNLELYNIVEDIKKVSKAFVVHPKNVNAENAAILPVMLSSKLLPEMEVEDNAKREQLLHSMQNLSVASQIEKLKVRIDMIGAACESAEKVIADTRKAYFGTRQGPTLLPTIDKAQAAKIQEQENLLRTAVNHGEGLRVPGDQRHITSALPGHLLDVLAVADGPQSFTDSSGTYLKNTPPFSSSNVNSQGALLQASGAFRAAASPSGTTSFDATTASPLQHVNSPRSSANMMNTPSPQQQTHQQQQQQQQQQQQLQQHQLQQRQRMMQLPQHQQQLLAQQQLRQASMPGLGQLHGQPQVQFSQPLGAQQFQGRQLPSGALHHGMGQSQLNQGNQLNRHLNQFSSSMNTALFNSAQSTPNSQMISNMSAMMPSQTLLPRTQCSIWEETILV
- the LOC132055233 gene encoding mediator of RNA polymerase II transcription subunit 8 isoform X1; its protein translation is MEDQQQQQAARVVEGLNPAVQQQLNLESVKTRAVSLFKAISRILEDFDAIARTNAVPKWQDILGQFSMVNLELYNIVEDIKKVSKAFVVHPKNVNAENAAILPVMLSSKLLPEMEVEDNAKREQLLHSMQNLSVASQIEKLKVRIDMIGAACESAEKVIADTRKAYFGTRQGPTLLPTIDKAQAAKIQEQENLLRTAVNHGEGLRVPGDQRHITSALPGHLLDVLAVADGPQSFTDSSGTYLKNTPPFSSSNVNSQGALLQASGAFRAAASPSGTTSFDATTASPLQHVNSPRSSANMMNTPSPQQQTHQQQQQQQQQQQQLQQHQLQQRQRMMQLPQHQQQLLAQQQLRQASMPGLGQLHGQPQVQFSQPLGAQQFQGRQLPSGALHHGMGQSQLNQGNQLNRHLNQFSSSMNTALFNSAQSTPNSQMISNMSAMMPSQTLLPRTQYGISGGTRNLAAANLSDQMFNMGGNNPGMMSMQQQQQHGTFGNMSQNTQNLQQGMMPHQNTPQTHPSFQQQRPQGQQ
- the LOC132055233 gene encoding mediator of RNA polymerase II transcription subunit 8 isoform X2 — encoded protein: MEDQQQQQAARVVEGLNPAVQQQLNLESVKTRAVSLFKAISRILEDFDAIARTNAVPKWQDILGQFSMVNLELYNIVEDIKKVSKAFVVHPKNVNAENAAILPVMLSSKLLPEMEVEDNAKREQLLHSMQNLSVASQIEKLKVRIDMIGAACESAEKVIADTRKAYFGTRQGPTLLPTIDKAQAAKIQEQENLLRTAVNHGEGLRVPGDQRHITSALPGHLLDVLAVADGPQSFTDSSGTYLKNTPPFSSSNVNSQGALLQASGAFRAAASPSGTTSFDATTASPLQHVNSPRSSANMMNTPSPQQQTHQQQQQQQQQQQQLQQHQLQQRQRMMQLPQHQQQLLAQQQLRQASMPGLGQLHGQPQVQFSQPLGAQQFQGRQLPSGALHHGMGQSQLNQGNQLNRHLNQFSSSMNTALFNSAQSTPNSQMYGISGGTRNLAAANLSDQMFNMGGNNPGMMSMQQQQQHGTFGNMSQNTQNLQQGMMPHQNTPQTHPSFQQQRPQGQQ